In Rhodoflexus caldus, the following proteins share a genomic window:
- a CDS encoding glycosyltransferase family 2 protein: MEKSYRYRFTVFTPCYNSEKFIHRVFESLQAQTFRDFEWLLVNDASTDNTMAVLEQYRQTADFPVRIINNPTNKMLYYNYNLAFDEAEGELLIAVGHDDQIYPHTLERFHQVWETHANEKIAGIWACCEDQNGRPIGSKFPADLMVSNYFTLFEKHLSGAQERFGCMRTDVLKKYKFDLDKGRVGEGFLWGDIGKDYDTIFINDILRVYYIESNNAGALTKRTRTKVALETFLYYREFINEYAGLVPNAALLKLRFHFALAFYRVLANMSLAKELAKVNSLPSKLLLLLFTPAAVVLSKVKK; the protein is encoded by the coding sequence ATGGAAAAATCATATAGGTACAGGTTTACGGTATTTACTCCCTGTTACAACTCCGAAAAATTCATTCATCGCGTGTTTGAAAGTTTACAGGCGCAAACTTTCAGAGATTTTGAATGGCTGCTTGTCAATGATGCTTCAACAGACAATACAATGGCAGTGTTGGAGCAGTATCGGCAAACGGCGGATTTCCCTGTGCGGATTATCAACAACCCGACCAACAAAATGCTGTATTACAACTATAATTTGGCGTTTGATGAAGCAGAAGGGGAGTTGCTGATAGCAGTAGGGCATGATGACCAGATTTATCCTCATACGTTGGAGCGGTTTCACCAAGTATGGGAAACACACGCCAATGAAAAGATTGCCGGCATTTGGGCTTGCTGCGAAGACCAAAACGGCCGACCCATCGGCAGTAAATTCCCTGCCGACCTGATGGTGAGCAACTATTTTACCCTGTTTGAAAAACACCTCTCCGGCGCACAGGAACGCTTTGGCTGTATGCGAACCGATGTACTCAAAAAGTACAAATTTGACCTTGATAAAGGAAGAGTAGGCGAAGGGTTTCTGTGGGGCGACATAGGCAAGGACTATGACACCATCTTCATCAACGACATTCTGCGGGTTTACTACATTGAAAGCAACAACGCGGGTGCGCTGACCAAAAGAACCAGAACCAAAGTTGCCTTAGAAACCTTTCTGTATTATAGGGAATTTATCAACGAATACGCCGGTTTAGTGCCTAATGCAGCGCTGCTCAAACTGCGGTTTCATTTTGCACTTGCATTTTATCGGGTGCTTGCCAATATGAGTTTGGCAAAAGAGTTAGCCAAGGTGAACAGTTTGCCTTCTAAATTGCTGCTACTGCTATTTACTCCCGCAGCAGTAGTCCTGTCAAAGGTCAAAAAATGA
- a CDS encoding ATP-grasp domain-containing protein yields the protein MIAIHNSNAGVTRRWIAYCERNGIRYKLVDCYANDLISNQLKGCRSLMWYIHQNNPKDIIIAKQILFALEHTGFKVFPDFRTAWHFDDKLGQKYLLERINAPLVPTYVFYDEADAMEWAAKAEFPKVFKLRGGSASANVRLVHTREQAKQLIHQAFHGGFANYDGWGSLKERWRKYRLGKAGIMEPIKGVLRLFQPPPYARLKRETGYVYFQDFIPNNKYDTRVAVIYGKAIALRRYVRKNDFRASGSGIMEFDRELFDERCIRIAFEVTEKLNAQCLSFDFVFNEQNEPLIVEISYGYVMESYDRCLGYWDRDLNWYEGKYNHEGWMVEALYEVMNAC from the coding sequence ATGATTGCCATTCACAATAGCAACGCAGGCGTAACGCGCCGTTGGATAGCTTATTGTGAGCGAAACGGCATTCGCTACAAGTTGGTTGATTGCTATGCAAACGACCTGATATCCAATCAGTTAAAAGGCTGTAGAAGCCTGATGTGGTATATCCACCAAAATAACCCCAAAGACATCATCATTGCCAAGCAAATTCTTTTTGCGCTGGAGCACACAGGGTTCAAGGTATTTCCCGACTTTCGCACCGCTTGGCATTTTGACGACAAGCTGGGGCAGAAGTACCTTTTGGAGCGCATCAATGCGCCATTGGTGCCTACTTATGTTTTTTACGATGAAGCCGATGCTATGGAGTGGGCAGCAAAAGCCGAGTTCCCGAAGGTCTTTAAACTGCGCGGCGGCTCTGCCTCGGCTAATGTGCGGTTAGTACACACCCGCGAACAGGCAAAACAACTGATTCATCAGGCATTTCACGGCGGCTTTGCCAACTACGACGGCTGGGGTAGCCTCAAAGAACGCTGGCGCAAGTATCGGCTGGGAAAGGCGGGCATCATGGAGCCTATTAAAGGCGTATTGAGACTGTTTCAGCCGCCGCCCTATGCAAGATTGAAGCGCGAAACAGGCTATGTTTATTTTCAGGATTTTATCCCCAACAACAAATACGATACCCGCGTGGCGGTTATCTACGGCAAAGCCATTGCCCTGCGGCGCTATGTCCGCAAAAATGACTTCCGCGCTTCGGGCAGCGGCATCATGGAGTTTGACCGCGAACTGTTCGACGAACGCTGCATCAGAATTGCCTTTGAGGTTACCGAAAAATTAAATGCCCAATGCTTATCGTTCGATTTTGTATTCAATGAGCAAAACGAACCGCTCATTGTGGAAATCAGCTACGGCTATGTAATGGAATCTTACGACCGTTGCCTCGGCTATTGGGACAGAGATTTGAACTGGTACGAAGGCAAATACAACCACGAAGGTTGGATGGTAGAAGCCTTATACGAAGTAATGAATGCCTGCTAA
- a CDS encoding glycosyltransferase, translated as MVFENPSGLFHMKLLQINTTVNSGSTGRIAEDIGRVAMANGHESYIAFGRGDRPSQSQLLRIGSKADMYLHGLQTLLFDRHGLASAAPTEKLIGQIAALKPDIVHLHNLHGYYLHAGKLAEFLQKLARPIVWTLHDCWAFTGHCAFFDDIGCERWKTGCYQCPKKNCYPASWGLDRSKQNYADKKAWFGNLPRLHIVTPSRWLAQLVGQSFLQRHPVEVIHNGIDLQQFKPIAEAENLLQKYPIGGRKILLGVASIWDRRKGLDDFMQLNRLITKDFVIALVGLSPAQMKNLPPDIIGIPRTESIRELAAWYTAATAFVNPTWQDNFPTTNLEALACGTPVITYNTGGSPEAIDPQTGFTVPKGDVAGIWQAVQQIAARGKAHYQPLCRARAEAHFNKEDRYGDYLRLYENLLVYETAGRDFVR; from the coding sequence ATGGTTTTTGAAAACCCGTCAGGTTTGTTCCATATGAAACTGCTGCAAATCAATACGACCGTTAATTCGGGCAGCACGGGGCGAATAGCCGAAGACATCGGGCGCGTGGCAATGGCAAACGGTCATGAAAGCTATATTGCCTTCGGGCGCGGCGACCGCCCCAGTCAATCGCAATTGCTGCGCATCGGCTCAAAGGCTGATATGTACCTGCACGGGCTGCAAACCCTGCTTTTTGACCGCCACGGGCTGGCTTCCGCCGCACCAACCGAAAAGCTCATCGGGCAAATAGCTGCACTCAAACCCGACATTGTGCACCTGCACAACCTGCACGGCTACTACCTGCACGCGGGCAAATTGGCTGAATTTCTGCAAAAATTGGCACGTCCTATTGTTTGGACGCTGCACGACTGTTGGGCTTTCACGGGGCATTGCGCCTTTTTTGACGACATAGGCTGTGAACGATGGAAAACGGGCTGCTACCAATGCCCCAAGAAAAACTGCTACCCCGCAAGTTGGGGGCTTGACCGTTCCAAGCAAAACTATGCCGACAAAAAAGCATGGTTCGGCAACCTGCCCCGCCTGCACATTGTAACGCCTTCGCGGTGGCTGGCGCAATTGGTCGGGCAGTCGTTTCTGCAACGGCATCCCGTAGAGGTGATTCACAACGGTATTGATTTACAGCAATTTAAGCCGATTGCAGAGGCTGAAAACTTGCTGCAAAAATATCCGATTGGCGGGCGCAAGATTTTGTTGGGCGTTGCCAGCATTTGGGACAGGCGCAAAGGCTTAGACGATTTTATGCAACTCAACCGCCTGATAACCAAAGATTTCGTTATTGCGCTGGTGGGGCTTTCGCCTGCGCAGATGAAAAACCTGCCGCCCGATATTATCGGCATCCCGCGCACGGAAAGCATCCGCGAATTGGCGGCTTGGTACACAGCGGCAACGGCTTTTGTTAATCCGACTTGGCAAGACAATTTCCCGACCACCAACCTGGAAGCACTGGCTTGCGGTACGCCCGTCATCACCTACAACACGGGCGGCAGCCCCGAAGCCATTGACCCGCAAACGGGCTTTACCGTTCCCAAAGGCGATGTAGCGGGCATTTGGCAAGCCGTACAACAAATTGCCGCACGGGGCAAGGCGCACTACCAGCCGCTCTGTCGCGCCCGCGCCGAAGCGCATTTCAACAAAGAAGACCGCTACGGCGACTATTTGCGGCTGTATGAAAACCTTTTAGTGTATGAAACCGCCGGCAGGGATTTCGTCCGCTGA
- the asnB gene encoding asparagine synthase (glutamine-hydrolyzing) → MCGITGFIASANESNAAEVLADMIKTLSHRGPDDNGGELFGYEDYVVALGQTRLAIIDLSGGGHQPMHYDRYSIVFNGEIYNYREIRRQLEQLGHSFVSQSDTEVILHAYAQWGKACVHEFIGMFAFVIFDREAGTLWCCRDRAGVKPFYYYYAEGLFMFASELKAFHAHPRFKKELDYNALSLYFHYGYIPAPYTIFRHTYKLEPGHSLLFSIAKQSWQIEAYWSVTEYYRKPKLDIGYEEAKQELNKLLASACNYRMVADVPVGVFLSGGYDSSSVAAILQKDSTDRLKTFTIGFPEGNNEAPQARAIAEYLGTDHSEFICMPEEAKDIIPMLPYFYDEPFADSSAIPTMLVSRIARQHVTVALSADAGDEVFAGYTSYASLSDKLNLLNAIPASLKMPARMAVRLLERCTPHRYAYLKHRLDGVAHSLNTDTFQQAADLFRLMNSLPESYSDRLFTRPMEAYPTPYLQKPTGFQEPLDIALAMDYQMYLPNDILTKVDRATMSVALEGREPLLDHRLVEFAAQLPVSFKYDGNTGKKILKDIVHQYIPETMMNRPKAGFSLPIYSWLRHDLSYLTEHYLSQSTLQASGVFQMDFVTEQVALFKANKLHYKPFIWKLLMFQMWFERWF, encoded by the coding sequence ATGTGCGGAATAACGGGGTTTATTGCTTCAGCAAACGAAAGCAATGCGGCAGAAGTACTTGCCGATATGATAAAAACACTCTCTCACAGAGGCCCTGATGACAATGGTGGGGAATTGTTTGGCTATGAAGATTACGTAGTAGCACTGGGGCAAACGCGTCTTGCCATCATAGACCTTTCCGGCGGCGGCCATCAGCCGATGCATTACGACCGATACAGTATCGTGTTCAACGGCGAAATTTACAACTACCGCGAAATACGCAGGCAGTTAGAGCAACTGGGGCACAGTTTTGTTTCACAATCCGATACCGAAGTGATTTTACATGCCTATGCCCAATGGGGCAAAGCCTGCGTGCATGAGTTCATCGGCATGTTTGCCTTTGTCATTTTTGACCGCGAGGCAGGTACGCTGTGGTGTTGCCGCGACCGTGCGGGCGTAAAGCCTTTTTACTACTACTATGCCGAGGGGCTGTTCATGTTTGCTTCCGAGCTGAAAGCATTCCACGCACATCCGAGGTTTAAAAAAGAGTTAGACTACAATGCGCTGTCCCTGTATTTTCATTACGGATACATTCCGGCTCCTTATACCATTTTCCGGCATACGTATAAGTTAGAACCCGGGCACAGCCTGCTGTTCTCTATTGCCAAACAATCTTGGCAGATAGAGGCCTATTGGAGCGTTACGGAGTACTATCGGAAGCCCAAGTTGGATATTGGCTACGAGGAGGCCAAACAGGAACTGAACAAATTGCTTGCCTCGGCCTGCAACTACCGAATGGTTGCCGATGTTCCCGTGGGCGTATTCCTGAGCGGAGGCTATGACAGCTCTTCCGTTGCCGCCATTCTGCAAAAAGACAGCACAGACCGCCTGAAAACCTTTACCATCGGCTTTCCGGAGGGGAACAACGAGGCACCGCAAGCACGGGCAATAGCCGAATACTTAGGTACAGACCATTCGGAGTTTATCTGTATGCCCGAAGAAGCAAAGGATATTATCCCGATGCTGCCATATTTTTATGATGAACCCTTCGCCGACAGTTCGGCCATTCCCACCATGCTGGTCAGTCGTATTGCCCGCCAACACGTAACGGTAGCGCTTTCGGCAGATGCAGGCGATGAGGTGTTTGCCGGTTATACAAGTTATGCCTCGCTTTCCGACAAACTGAATTTGCTAAATGCGATTCCTGCCTCGCTGAAAATGCCTGCTCGCATGGCGGTGCGGTTGCTGGAAAGATGCACCCCCCACCGATATGCTTATCTGAAACACAGGTTAGACGGTGTAGCTCATTCGCTCAATACGGATACTTTTCAGCAGGCAGCCGACCTTTTTCGGCTGATGAACAGCCTCCCCGAAAGTTATTCGGATAGACTGTTTACCAGACCCATGGAGGCATACCCTACACCCTATTTGCAAAAACCGACAGGGTTTCAAGAGCCACTGGATATAGCCCTTGCGATGGACTATCAGATGTACCTGCCCAATGATATCCTGACCAAAGTAGACCGCGCCACCATGTCGGTTGCATTGGAAGGGCGCGAACCCTTGCTCGACCACAGGTTAGTAGAGTTTGCCGCTCAGTTGCCCGTTTCGTTCAAATACGACGGCAACACAGGCAAAAAAATTCTGAAAGACATCGTTCACCAATACATTCCCGAAACAATGATGAATCGGCCGAAAGCCGGCTTCAGTTTGCCCATTTACTCTTGGCTGCGGCACGATTTGAGTTACTTGACCGAACACTATCTGAGTCAAAGCACCTTGCAGGCTTCGGGCGTTTTCCAAATGGATTTCGTAACAGAGCAAGTGGCTTTGTTCAAAGCAAATAAACTACACTACAAACCCTTTATCTGGAAACTGCTCATGTTCCAGATGTGGTTTGAGCGGTGGTTTTAA
- a CDS encoding sugar transferase — MYQKFFKPLIDKSVALVALLLLSPVFLLITVVLFIANRGKPFFFQERPGLNERPFRVIKFKTMNDKKDANGQLLPNHLRTTKIGAFLRATSLDEIPQLINVLKGDMSLVGPRPLLFKYIPLYSPEQRRRHLVKPGITGWAQVNGRNAISWTKKFEYDVYYVDHCSFALDMKILWLTVRKVLKREGVNVSKNLIVEPFNGTN; from the coding sequence ATGTACCAAAAGTTCTTCAAACCGCTGATAGATAAATCGGTAGCATTAGTTGCCTTGTTGCTGCTTTCCCCCGTCTTTCTGCTGATTACCGTCGTTTTGTTCATTGCCAACAGGGGCAAGCCTTTCTTTTTTCAGGAACGCCCGGGGCTGAACGAACGCCCTTTCCGCGTCATTAAGTTCAAAACCATGAACGACAAGAAAGACGCCAACGGGCAACTGCTGCCCAACCATTTGCGCACTACCAAAATAGGCGCATTCCTGCGGGCAACTTCTTTAGACGAAATCCCGCAACTGATTAACGTACTCAAAGGCGATATGAGTTTGGTAGGTCCGCGCCCGCTGCTTTTTAAATACATCCCGCTCTATTCGCCCGAACAGCGCCGCCGCCATTTGGTCAAACCCGGTATTACGGGCTGGGCACAGGTGAACGGGCGCAACGCCATCAGTTGGACAAAAAAATTTGAATACGACGTCTATTACGTAGACCATTGCTCTTTTGCATTGGATATGAAAATCCTGTGGCTCACCGTTCGCAAGGTGCTCAAACGGGAAGGCGTCAATGTATCAAAAAACCTGATTGTAGAACCCTTTAACGGAACAAACTAA
- a CDS encoding glycosyltransferase family 4 protein — MKSKVNRKIVVVNQASNYLTVGFCNAFLQRFERVALVTGSVHIQGEELHPDVTVTYINHWVERPAWKKMWSYLWACVRIYALLQTKYRGYEVFFVSIPPMGYLLNLLLPHRFSMVIWDVYPDTFKITGMKESHPLYRMWARLNRRSFAKAYRLFTIGERMADLLEQYTDRKKLLIQPIWSIFQEDRKVEKSANPFVKAHGLEDKFVVQYSGNIGLTHQVELLIDLAEKMQEHRHILFQIIGRGPRKPVLEQMVKEKALPNCQFLPFQPDDMFPYSLSAADVGAVILDAVTAKGSVPSKSYNLMSYGIPSLYIASEDSQLHEYAEKFGHARCFAADRLDEAAAFLLELSRNPQQYAYMAQQARKAAQYFKRDNADAFVEKYLAGD, encoded by the coding sequence ATGAAGAGTAAAGTAAACAGAAAAATTGTTGTTGTCAATCAGGCATCCAACTACCTGACTGTCGGGTTTTGCAATGCCTTTTTGCAACGTTTTGAACGGGTGGCGCTGGTAACAGGCAGCGTTCACATACAAGGCGAAGAACTGCACCCCGATGTAACCGTAACTTACATCAACCATTGGGTAGAGCGCCCCGCGTGGAAAAAAATGTGGTCGTACCTGTGGGCTTGTGTCCGCATCTATGCGCTGTTGCAGACCAAATATCGGGGCTACGAAGTGTTTTTTGTGTCCATTCCGCCGATGGGCTACCTGCTCAACCTGCTGTTGCCGCATCGGTTCAGCATGGTTATTTGGGATGTGTACCCCGATACGTTCAAAATTACGGGCATGAAAGAGTCGCACCCTTTGTATCGCATGTGGGCGCGGCTCAACCGTCGCTCTTTTGCCAAAGCCTACCGCCTGTTTACCATCGGCGAACGCATGGCAGACCTTTTGGAACAGTACACGGACAGAAAAAAGCTGCTCATTCAGCCCATTTGGTCTATTTTTCAGGAAGACCGCAAAGTGGAAAAATCTGCCAATCCGTTTGTCAAAGCGCATGGTTTGGAAGACAAATTTGTGGTACAATATTCGGGAAATATCGGGCTGACCCATCAGGTAGAACTGCTGATAGACCTTGCCGAAAAAATGCAGGAACATCGGCACATCTTGTTTCAAATCATCGGCAGAGGTCCGCGCAAGCCCGTTTTGGAACAAATGGTGAAAGAAAAGGCACTGCCCAACTGCCAATTTCTGCCCTTCCAGCCCGACGATATGTTCCCTTATTCGCTGTCGGCTGCCGATGTGGGCGCGGTCATTTTGGATGCGGTTACAGCCAAAGGCAGCGTTCCCAGCAAGTCGTACAACCTGATGAGCTACGGCATTCCGTCGCTTTACATTGCAAGTGAAGATTCGCAGTTGCACGAATACGCCGAAAAGTTCGGTCATGCGCGCTGCTTTGCCGCCGACCGATTGGACGAAGCGGCGGCTTTCCTCTTGGAACTCAGCCGCAACCCGCAGCAATATGCTTACATGGCGCAACAAGCCCGAAAAGCCGCCCAATATTTCAAGCGCGACAACGCCGATGCTTTTGTAGAAAAATACCTTGCGGGCGATTGA
- the asnB gene encoding asparagine synthase (glutamine-hydrolyzing) has product MCGFAGYLLTDRLETNRKIVQTMTALQRHRGPDDSGAAAIHFGGAYIQPFDFTDEMRMEVPAELMFGFNRLSILDLSANGHQPMLSHDGKVALMMNGEIYNAFEYTHRLQQLGYRFRGTSDTEVALYLYCEYGIEGMLSRLNGMFAFAIADVNQQKLFLVRDRFGIKPLYVLQQPGRLAFASEMKSFRALPDFRFEPDDTYLDEFLLFRNIINRTLFKNIENIPPGEYWEITAGGKITRKAYYQVAEEQGTMLPDEDAFLALDTTMEQCIRRQMISDVKLGCQLSGGVDFSLVAHYASRFVEKGALETISIIFEDPRFSEAPYINQVAAKLDLRSHQYMMCGDYFFDIMDKVTWHFEQPLNHPSTTGIYLLSQKAKEHVTVLLSGEGADEALAGYPRFADTIRHPYLSRTFLSRLKHNSKCLPDFLRYYTDPDARMVMSSAFGGMYNAALLKPDFVMEKALAYRLSVLKNIQDPNKINRHRKYELLTYLPDLLLRQDKMSMAHGIENRVPFLDNELISLAFRLPSQLLVQPHNGKQQGKKILKDICATVFDTDFAFRRKEGFGIPLKLFMKSRAFKERWESEWLPGIRNRGIFNPTYLQQIYANLPAATPMDLEAIWLMVGFELWAKQYLN; this is encoded by the coding sequence ATGTGCGGATTCGCGGGCTATCTACTGACTGACAGGTTAGAAACGAACCGAAAAATTGTTCAGACGATGACAGCCTTGCAACGGCATCGCGGGCCTGATGACTCCGGAGCGGCTGCCATTCACTTCGGCGGGGCATATATTCAGCCATTTGATTTTACCGACGAAATGCGCATGGAAGTGCCCGCAGAGTTGATGTTTGGCTTTAATCGCCTAAGTATTTTAGACCTTTCCGCCAATGGGCATCAACCCATGTTAAGCCACGACGGCAAGGTAGCCCTGATGATGAACGGGGAAATTTACAATGCCTTTGAATACACCCATCGGCTGCAACAATTGGGCTATCGCTTCCGCGGTACTTCCGATACAGAAGTAGCGCTTTATCTGTATTGCGAATACGGCATAGAAGGCATGTTGAGCCGTCTGAACGGCATGTTTGCCTTTGCCATTGCCGATGTAAACCAGCAAAAATTGTTTTTGGTGCGCGACCGCTTCGGCATCAAGCCCCTGTACGTTTTGCAACAACCCGGCAGGCTGGCTTTTGCTTCGGAAATGAAAAGTTTTCGCGCATTGCCCGATTTTCGCTTTGAACCGGACGATACCTACTTAGATGAATTTTTACTTTTTCGCAATATCATCAACCGTACCTTATTCAAAAACATAGAAAACATACCGCCCGGCGAATATTGGGAAATTACAGCCGGCGGCAAGATTACCCGAAAAGCATATTATCAAGTTGCGGAAGAACAAGGCACTATGTTGCCCGATGAAGATGCTTTTTTGGCGCTGGACACTACCATGGAGCAGTGTATCCGCCGACAGATGATTAGCGATGTCAAATTAGGTTGCCAGCTATCGGGTGGGGTGGATTTTTCTTTGGTAGCCCATTACGCCTCCCGTTTTGTGGAAAAAGGGGCGCTGGAAACTATCTCCATCATCTTTGAAGACCCCCGTTTTTCCGAAGCCCCCTACATTAATCAAGTGGCTGCCAAGTTGGATTTGCGCTCCCATCAGTATATGATGTGCGGCGATTATTTTTTCGACATCATGGATAAGGTTACTTGGCATTTTGAGCAACCTCTGAACCATCCCAGCACAACGGGCATTTATTTGTTGAGTCAAAAAGCCAAAGAGCACGTAACAGTACTATTGAGCGGTGAGGGTGCCGATGAAGCGCTGGCAGGGTATCCCCGCTTTGCCGATACTATCCGCCACCCATATTTGTCGCGCACTTTTTTGAGCAGGCTCAAACACAACAGTAAATGCCTGCCCGATTTCCTGCGCTACTATACCGACCCCGATGCTCGCATGGTGATGAGTTCGGCTTTCGGAGGCATGTACAATGCCGCATTGCTCAAACCCGACTTTGTCATGGAAAAAGCGCTGGCTTATCGCCTTTCGGTACTGAAAAACATACAAGACCCGAACAAAATCAACCGCCATCGGAAATATGAACTGCTGACCTATCTGCCCGATTTGCTCTTGCGCCAAGACAAAATGTCAATGGCGCATGGCATTGAAAATCGCGTCCCGTTTCTGGACAACGAACTCATTTCGCTTGCTTTCCGTTTGCCTTCGCAACTGTTGGTACAACCCCACAACGGCAAGCAGCAAGGCAAGAAAATACTGAAAGACATTTGCGCCACCGTTTTTGATACCGACTTTGCTTTTCGCAGAAAAGAGGGTTTCGGCATTCCCCTGAAACTTTTTATGAAAAGTCGTGCATTCAAGGAGCGCTGGGAAAGCGAATGGCTGCCCGGTATCCGTAATCGGGGTATTTTTAACCCTACCTACTTGCAACAAATTTACGCCAACCTTCCTGCCGCTACTCCTATGGACTTAGAAGCCATCTGGCTGATGGTTGGTTTTGAACTATGGGCAAAACAATACTTAAATTGA
- a CDS encoding glycosyltransferase family 4 protein produces the protein MPAKRICLLIPSMHAGGMERVMSELAAHFCQKPESDVHLVLYGINREIFYTLPENLTVHRPPFAFDNNKRLLSTLKTLWFVRQTVRRLNPDSVLSFGEYWNNFVLLALYGLRYPVYVSDRCQPDKSLGRVQDRLRNLLYPKAAGVIAQTIHAKRIYESMYRQPNIAVIGNPIRSIAPQAALSREKIVLSVGRLIATKHHDELIRLFVRVRRPDWKLIIVGDDAIKQQNKRRLQALIEELGAADYVELAGKRNDVENFYLRSSIFAFTSSSEGFPNVIGEAQSAGLPVVAFDCIAGPSDMIQDGQNGFLVPLFNYELFAERLAALMDDAALRQRMGQAAQQSIRQFSADAIGEKFYALLTGEKPLLGAEDRSQVGQGKLKLKK, from the coding sequence ATGCCTGCTAAAAGAATTTGTTTGCTCATTCCGTCTATGCACGCGGGCGGCATGGAGCGCGTGATGTCGGAGCTGGCGGCGCATTTCTGCCAAAAGCCCGAATCGGACGTGCATTTGGTGCTCTACGGCATCAACAGGGAAATTTTCTATACCCTGCCCGAAAACCTGACCGTTCACCGCCCGCCCTTTGCATTTGATAACAACAAACGCCTGTTAAGCACCCTGAAAACGCTGTGGTTTGTGCGGCAAACCGTCCGCCGACTGAACCCCGACAGCGTGTTAAGCTTTGGTGAATATTGGAACAACTTCGTGCTGCTGGCGCTCTACGGGCTGCGCTATCCCGTGTACGTGTCCGACCGCTGCCAACCCGACAAGAGTTTGGGGCGCGTGCAAGACCGCTTGCGCAACCTGCTCTACCCCAAAGCGGCGGGCGTAATTGCGCAAACCATCCACGCCAAGCGGATATACGAAAGCATGTACCGACAGCCCAATATAGCGGTCATCGGCAACCCGATTCGCAGCATTGCGCCACAGGCAGCTCTCAGCCGCGAAAAGATTGTGCTTTCAGTCGGTAGGCTGATAGCCACCAAGCACCACGACGAACTCATTCGCCTGTTTGTGCGGGTGCGCCGCCCCGATTGGAAACTCATCATTGTAGGCGATGATGCCATCAAACAGCAAAATAAACGCCGCTTGCAGGCACTCATTGAGGAATTGGGCGCTGCCGATTACGTAGAGTTGGCAGGCAAGCGCAACGATGTGGAAAATTTCTACTTGCGCAGCAGCATTTTTGCCTTTACTTCAAGTTCGGAAGGTTTCCCCAATGTGATTGGCGAAGCCCAATCGGCAGGCTTGCCCGTTGTGGCTTTTGACTGCATCGCCGGCCCTTCCGATATGATTCAGGACGGACAAAACGGCTTTTTAGTGCCTCTGTTCAACTACGAACTGTTTGCCGAACGATTAGCCGCACTCATGGACGATGCCGCACTGCGCCAACGGATGGGGCAGGCAGCGCAACAATCCATCCGACAGTTTTCTGCCGATGCCATCGGTGAAAAGTTTTATGCCTTGCTGACGGGTGAAAAACCGCTGTTAGGGGCTGAAGACCGCTCACAGGTTGGGCAGGGCAAATTGAAATTGAAAAAGTAG